A genomic stretch from Arachis stenosperma cultivar V10309 chromosome 3, arast.V10309.gnm1.PFL2, whole genome shotgun sequence includes:
- the LOC130967939 gene encoding uncharacterized protein LOC130967939 encodes MASWFSSLRIFPSQANTRVPSTTSFRAPKLYSCALGPQNAEPSEPEPEPEPETAPVDPVKLAFSKAKAYKESSNKSKKEDSVVEKKELPDSVKIAMEKAKNYKQNKSPIGTTQGLQGGSEKVSGNNVVVDNGGGKKGELSVSRIDFVGLDFADKKSTRGLPAGLVPISDSFSDRDFSEVELIVGDTSKFDAETDSKPDQANQDGSELYKPKVSTWGVFPRPNDISKTFGGGRTICPGEVLETEEERAAKDARTKQLLAAYKKKTGLVIDPKLKSECEEALKEGDLLMNSGKLKEALPYYDKVMDNLPFQSELHGLAALQWSICQDSLSRSDEARLMYEKLQSHPNAKVNKRARQFMYSFQAMEMMKVNTGSPFYLKNTGYQNYFDAFVEDKQRYTQDGVAQENAMTQAFLYIIFLVSPIFVVLLIALQKRI; translated from the exons ATGGCTTCATGGTTCTCTTCATTGCGCATTTTTCCCTCCCAGGCAAACACGCGCGTCCCTTCGACGACGTCGTTTAGGGCTCCCAAGCTGTATTCTTGTGCTCTCGGCCCTCAAAATGCTGAACCTTCTGAACCTGAACCTGAACCTGAACCTGAAACGGCTCCCGTTGATCCTGTGAAGCTCGCGTTTAGCAAGGCCAAAGCGTATAAGGAATCATCCAACAAATCGAAGAAGGAAGATTCTGTTGTTGAGAAGAAGGAATTGCCAGATTCTGTCAAGATTGCAATGGAGAAGGCCAAAAACTACAAGCAGAATAAATCCCCAATTGGAACTACCCAAG GGTTGCAGGGAGGGAGTGAGAAGGTTTCAGGGAACAATGTTGTGGTAGACAATGGTGGTGGTAAGAAGGGGGAACTTTCAGTTTCAAGGATTGATTTTGTGGGGCTTGACTTTGCGGATAAGAAGAGCACTAGGGGATTGCCAGCTGGACTGGTTCCTATTTCGGATTCCTTCTCCGACCGTGACTTTTCTGAGGTGGAGCTCATTGTTGGAGACACAAGCAAGTTTGATGCTGAAACAGATTCAAAACCTGATCAGGCTAATCAAGACGGCTCGGAACTTTACAAGCCAAAAGTTTCAACATGGGGTGTCTTTCCTAGGCCTAACGATATTTCAAAAACA TTTGGTGGTGGAAGAACTATTTGTCCGGGAGAGGTCCTTGAGACTGAAGAAGAAAGAGCTGCTAAAGATGCACGCACTAAGCAGCTACTTGCTGCCTACAAGAAGAAAACTGGATTAGTTATTGATCCGAAGCTAAAATCCGAGTGCGAGGAG GCATTGAAGGAGGGTGACTTGTTAATGAATTCGGGAAAACTGAAGGAAGCATTGCCCTACTATGACAAGGTCATGGATAACTTACCGTTCCAG AGTGAGCTCCATGGTTTAGCTGCTTTGCAGTGGTCAATTTGTCAAGACTCTCTTAGTAG GTCTGATGAGGCTAGACTTATGTATGAGAAGCTTCAATCGCATCCAAATGCTAAAGTAAACAAGAGAGCGCGACAATTCATGTACAgttttcag GCAATGGAAATGATGAAGGTAAATACAGGATCTCCATTTTATTTAAAGAACACAGGCTACCAGAATTATTTTGATGCTTTTGTAGAAGATAAACAAAGATACACACAAGATGGCgtggctcaagaaaatgcaatGACTCAGGCctttctatatattattttcCTTGTTTCTCCCATTTTTGTTGTACTACTTATTGCTTTGCAAAAGAGAATATAA
- the LOC130970448 gene encoding uncharacterized protein LOC130970448 encodes MVQRRVLSKLGIQADQVISEKSLSSPQHQDDKSRKSDINKKSKNSRSIKLLDFEAPTPRKSLYQPGNQRPLCAPTAASSSLQKHNKPLVRIDGSPNYMKPTSSSVARKESFLVSLQNTPTEKNLPQKCSRASSISCKRQEKPLTRSSNLNLARSLTKTTTFKSTAAILHADMNPPVRATCSSTLKDSRFPAYLMLNHGANNEYEGTSVTKVCPYKYCSLNGHYHTPLSSFKSFVPAKRRILKTQKSMKLESLIPQRLKMQCQTDSSDIEQNVLNGKHAHNEADKRNPITTPLAQKSAMDFFTEIYVKIKEGAGDRENIYSAEDLEDQDDMKTVIEEDGIKCVIQTINHDLPKCEINLEDDFKDWFTAAAIEADNKGSSPQETNAVHADENHSTIWFGEEIYMGSYTSEVSYDGEHMHNIEVDGCHSQDTDNVELDGSTSQDTDIQWKEEEQFFSFGLGENIDSSIFTKEESDSNFESLSERSRDVSVMWLDEILGNHHTDILVEGTLKEASDEKNTYFEAKSHGSNSVLEGTCESMELETQENDYLSNGIIYDQLPPTDDEAFQHLTDVEEIVNENSMNKNLKAEERFEDSNIRLENNVEGISEDNQIHPFEVPEEINIVVQDHELLEEDQGNTSKFQCTSCIGGEDLNTSKETKHKRIEKDDEQLRKIKPRKPNFLTLVPEPEPEKVNLKHQIMDDRKDAKEWMLDFALRQAVTQLAPVRKRKVALLVEAYEKVMSLPKCESHNSPFAHARPIQACS; translated from the coding sequence ATGGTTCAAAGAAGGGTTCTCAGTAAGCTTGGGATTCAAGCTGATCAGGTCATATCTGAGAAGAGCTTATCTTCTCCTCAACACCAAGATGATAAGAGCAGAAAGAGTGACATCAATAAGAAAAGCAAAAACTCAAGGTCAATTAAGCTTTTGGATTTTGAGGCTCCAACTCCAAGGAAGAGCTTATATCAACCAGGGAACCAACGGCCTCTTTGTGCTCCAACTGCAGCATCATCATCACTGCAAAAGCATAATAAGCCTTTGGTGAGAATAGATGGCTCTCCCAATTACATGAAGCCCACAAGCAGTTCTGTTGCAAGAAAGGAGAGTTTCCTGGTGAGTCTTCAAAACACTCCAACTGAAAAGAATTTGCCACAAAAATGTTCAAGAGCTAGCTCTATTTCTTGTAAAAGACAAGAAAAGCCTTTGACTCGATCATCTAATTTGAATTTGGCAAGATCATTGACAAAGACTACTACTTTCAAATCCACCGCAGCGATTTTGCATGCAGATATGAATCCACCAGTGAGAGctacttgttcttcaactttgAAAGACTCTAGGTTCCCTGCATACCTCATGCTGAATCATGGGGCAAATAATGAATATGAGGGAACTTCAGTCACAAAAGTTTGCCCCTACAAATATTGCTCTCTCAATGGTCATTATCACACTCCTTTGTCTTCATTTAAGAGCTTTGTCCCAGCAAAGAGGCGTATTCTGAAAACCCAGAAGAGTATGAAGCTGGAAAGTCTGATCCCTCAAAGATTGAAGATGCAGTGTCAGACAGACAGCAGTGATATTGAGCAGAATGTCCTGAATGGAAAACATGCACATAATGAAGCTGATAAACGTAACCCAATAACGACTCCCTTGGCACAAAAAAGCGCGATGGATTTCTTTACtgaaatatatgttaaaataaagGAAGGAGCTGGTGACAGAGAAAACATTTACTCTGCGGAAGaccttgaagatcaagatgacaTGAAGActgtgattgaagaagatgGCATCAAGTGTGTTATTCAAACTATAAATCATGATCTTCCCAAGTGTGAGATCAATCTTGAAGATGATTTCAAAGATTGGTTTACTGCTGCTGCAATTGAAGCAGATAACAAAGGGAGCTCTCCCCAAGAAACAAATGCCGTACACGCAGATGAAAACCACTCAACTATCTGGTTTGGTGAAGAAATATATATGGGAAGCTATACCAGTGAAGTCAGCTATGATGGTGAACACATGCATAACATTGAAGTTGATGGTTGTCATTCCCAGGATACTGATAATGTTGAATTGGATGGTTCTACTTCCCAGGATACCGATATACAGTGGAAGGAGGAGGAGCAGTTTTTCTCATTCGGCCTTGGAGAAAACATTGATTCTTCTATCTTCACAAAGGAGGAAAGTGACTCAAACTTTGAGTCCTTATCAGAGCGCTCACGTGATGTTTCTGTGATGTGGTTAGATGAAATACTTGGCAACCATCATACGGATATTCTGGTAGAAGGAACACTCAAAGAAGCCAGTGACGAAAAGAACACCTATTTTGAAGCAAAATCTCATGGCTCTAATTCTGTTTTGGAAGGCACATGTGAAAGCATGGAACTTGAGACTCAAGAAAATGATTACCTGTCCAATGGCATAATTTATGATCAACTTCCTCCAACAGATGATGAAGCATTTCAGCACCTCACAGATGTAGAAGAAATAGTGAATGAAAACTCTATGAACAAAAATTTAAAGGCTGAGGAGAGATTTGAAGATAGCAACATAAGGCTAGAGAATAATGTTGAAGGAATTAGCGAAGACAACCAAATTCACCCATTTGAGGTGCCAGAAGAAATCAATATTGTTGTTCAGGACCATGAACTATTGGAGGAAGATCAAGGTAACACTAGTAAGTTCCAGTGCACAAGCTGTATAGGTGGTGAAGATCTTAACACGAGCAAGGAAACAAAGCACAAGAGAATAGAGAAAGATGATGAGCAGCTGAGAAAGATTAAACCGCGAAAACCAAATTTCCTCACCTTGGTTCCTGAACCAGAGCCAGAAAAGGTTAATCTGAAGCATCAAATTATGGATGACAGAAAAGATGCTAAGGAATGGATGCTTGATTTTGCACTCAGACAAGCTGTCACACAACTTGCTCCAGTTAGGAAGAGGAAAGTGGCTTTGCTTGTTGAAGCTTATGAAAAAGTAATGTCACTACCTAAATGTGAAAGCCACAATTCACCGTTTGCTCATGCAAGACCTATTCAAGCTTGTAGCTGA
- the LOC130970449 gene encoding uncharacterized protein LOC130970449 yields the protein MEGKFAEELYAESLELSKSELKSTSAHDQENKLHECDDDDLWGDSDDKLDKSSDLDREWQRRHDEFHTIGYREGLIAGKEASSQEGFNIGFKQSVLAGYSWGAVRGVTSAFAHLPDELKEKLVEKLEKRNELHGMHESVHSVSTADALRFFHEDIKAKEALEQSKDVKVSPWQTSHVSHLRNYHQQLESLIHDTPTMDIHLPEPK from the exons ATGGAGGGTAAATTTGCTGAAGAACTTTATGCTGAAAGCTTAGAACTTTCAAAATCAGAACTAAAATCAACTAGTGCTCATGATCAAGAAAATAAGTTACATG aatgtgatgatgatgatcttTGGGGTGATTCTGATGACAAGTTGGATAAATCATCAGATTTGGACAGAGAGTGGCAAAGGAGGCATGATGAATTCCACACG ATCGGGTATCGGGAAGGTCTTATAGCGGGAAAGGAAGCTTCATCTCAGGAGGGGTTCAATATTGGTTTTAAACAATCAGTCCTTGCTGGTTATAGTTGGGGTGCTGTAAGAGGTGTTACGAG TGCATTTGCGCATCTTCCAGATGAGTTAAAAGAGAAGCTGGTTGAAAAGCTAGAAAAACGTAATGAACTCCATGGGATGCATGAATCTGTGCATTCTGTGTCAACAGCAGATGCCCTTAGATTCTTTCATGAAGACATCAAAGCAAAAGAAGCTTTAGAACAGAGCAAAGATGTGAAGGTTAGCCCCTGGCAAACTTCACATGTTTCTCATTTGAGAAATTATCACCAACAACTTGAATCTCTGATTCATGATACACCTACCATGGACATTCATTTACCTGAGCCAAAATAG